The Carnobacterium divergens genome includes a window with the following:
- a CDS encoding QueT transporter family protein, whose translation MNQSKTRQVSKWSIGAISKMGMVTALYVAVTIFLSVMSFGVIQIRLSEGFNFLAIYNKRYILSITLGVMIANIASPLGIVDVIIGGSATFLTLLGASFVAGKISHPIWKIVATTIIFSFSMFTVAGELAFFYQLPFWSTWGIVGLGELISMSLGGVLMHLVNKKIDLSV comes from the coding sequence ATGAATCAATCAAAAACAAGACAAGTTTCAAAATGGTCTATTGGGGCTATTTCAAAAATGGGTATGGTGACAGCCTTGTATGTTGCAGTGACAATTTTTCTTTCAGTGATGAGCTTTGGCGTGATTCAAATTAGGTTATCTGAAGGGTTTAATTTTTTAGCAATTTACAATAAGCGGTACATTCTTTCAATTACATTGGGCGTAATGATTGCAAACATAGCCTCTCCTTTAGGGATTGTTGATGTTATTATTGGCGGTAGTGCAACGTTTTTGACGTTACTAGGCGCTTCTTTTGTTGCGGGGAAAATTTCTCATCCAATTTGGAAAATAGTGGCAACGACTATTATTTTTAGCTTTTCGATGTTTACAGTTGCAGGAGAGTTGGCATTTTTTTACCAACTGCCTTTTTGGTCGACTTGGGGCATCGTTGGGTTAGGAGAGCTTATTTCAATGAGTTTAGGTGGTGTGTTGATGCACCTAGTTAATAAAAAAATTGATTTATCGGTTTAG
- a CDS encoding ribose-phosphate diphosphokinase encodes MIIESYKDPSLKIFSLNSNKPLAEKIANVVGTQLGKSSVKQFSDGEIQINIEESIRGDHVYVIQSTNYPVNDHLLELLIMIDALKRASAKTINIVMPYYGYGRQDRTAKPREPITAKLVANLVQKAGATRMLMLDLHTVQLQGFFDIPVDNLFTMPLFAKHYQECGLSGEEVVVVSPKNSGVGRARVLSEYLDATLAIVDQPTDEQEEAIGSVIGNIQGKTCIMVDDMINTGETLARAATILMENGAKAVYACASHGLFSNGATTILKEAPIQKICVTDSIDFAGKEQLANLEIITSAELIGKGIKGIHENKPLSPLFKL; translated from the coding sequence ATGATCATAGAAAGTTATAAAGATCCATCGTTAAAGATATTTAGTTTAAATTCAAATAAGCCATTAGCTGAAAAAATTGCCAATGTTGTTGGCACTCAATTAGGAAAATCTTCCGTGAAGCAATTCAGTGATGGAGAAATTCAGATCAATATTGAAGAAAGTATTCGTGGCGACCATGTTTACGTAATTCAATCAACTAATTATCCAGTCAATGATCATCTTTTAGAGTTACTTATCATGATTGATGCACTCAAACGAGCAAGCGCAAAAACCATCAATATCGTTATGCCTTATTATGGGTACGGTCGACAAGATCGTACTGCAAAGCCCAGAGAACCAATTACAGCTAAGTTAGTGGCTAATTTAGTGCAAAAAGCTGGCGCAACAAGAATGTTAATGTTAGATTTGCATACCGTGCAATTACAAGGATTCTTTGATATCCCCGTAGATAATTTATTTACCATGCCTTTATTTGCCAAGCATTATCAAGAATGTGGTTTGTCTGGTGAAGAGGTTGTCGTAGTTTCGCCTAAAAATAGTGGGGTTGGCCGTGCGCGTGTGCTTTCAGAATATTTAGATGCAACCTTAGCAATTGTAGATCAACCAACTGACGAGCAAGAAGAAGCAATAGGGTCAGTGATTGGCAATATTCAAGGGAAAACTTGTATCATGGTAGATGACATGATTAATACGGGAGAAACGTTAGCCCGTGCAGCGACTATTTTAATGGAAAATGGCGCAAAAGCGGTTTACGCATGTGCTTCCCATGGCCTTTTTTCAAATGGAGCAACGACTATCTTGAAAGAAGCGCCAATTCAAAAAATTTGTGTGACGGATTCAATCGATTTTGCTGGCAAAGAACAGCTTGCCAATTTAGAAATTATCACGAGTGCTGAATTGATAGGTAAAGGAATCAAAGGAATTCATGAAAATAAACCATTAAGTCCATTATTTAAATTATAA
- a CDS encoding 3-oxoacyl-ACP reductase: MEFKGFKEKVVFITGVSSGIGQAQAIAFLEQNAYVFGMDIAEKGIFAVAEFQNNPHFAYFLGDTSKKEEVEEAVKKAMQQFGQIDILLNTAGILDGYAPTLETDESLWDRIMTVNVKGTYLVTNAVLPHMVARKSGVVVNMASIAGFVAGGGGAAYTASKHAIIGYTKQLDYDYVKLGIRANGIAPGAIETPMNQADFAGDGKMAKWVAKETPAGRWAKAQEVANLTLYLASPEADYIHGTIIPIDGGWLGK; encoded by the coding sequence ATGGAATTTAAAGGATTTAAGGAAAAAGTTGTTTTTATTACGGGTGTTTCATCTGGGATTGGACAAGCACAAGCAATCGCTTTTTTAGAGCAAAATGCCTATGTATTTGGGATGGATATTGCTGAAAAGGGAATTTTCGCGGTAGCAGAATTTCAAAATAATCCTCATTTTGCCTATTTTCTTGGAGATACATCAAAAAAAGAAGAAGTTGAAGAAGCAGTGAAAAAAGCGATGCAGCAATTTGGTCAAATTGATATTTTATTAAATACCGCGGGTATTTTAGATGGCTATGCGCCTACGTTGGAAACAGATGAAAGTTTATGGGATCGTATTATGACTGTTAATGTAAAAGGAACCTATTTAGTGACAAATGCTGTTTTACCACATATGGTTGCTAGAAAAAGTGGTGTCGTCGTAAATATGGCGTCAATTGCGGGTTTTGTAGCAGGAGGCGGAGGTGCAGCGTATACGGCTTCTAAGCATGCTATTATCGGCTATACAAAACAGTTAGATTATGACTATGTAAAATTAGGAATACGGGCAAATGGAATTGCACCAGGGGCGATTGAAACGCCAATGAATCAGGCCGATTTTGCTGGAGATGGCAAAATGGCAAAATGGGTCGCTAAGGAAACGCCTGCAGGTCGATGGGCGAAGGCACAAGAAGTAGCCAATTTAACTTTGTACTTGGCCAGTCCAGAAGCAGACTATATTCATGGTACGATTATTCCAATTGATGGTGGGTGGTTAGGAAAATAA
- a CDS encoding DUF2829 domain-containing protein: MTFEQILPHLKQGEKVIRSGWGGAELYVVLEKASTHQEEKMNPYFLINVTGEGYTMFTPTVCDILAEDWEIVQ; encoded by the coding sequence ATGACATTTGAACAAATTCTTCCTCACTTAAAACAAGGGGAAAAAGTAATTCGTAGTGGATGGGGTGGGGCTGAGTTGTACGTTGTGTTAGAAAAAGCAAGCACCCATCAAGAGGAAAAAATGAACCCTTATTTTCTCATCAATGTAACAGGAGAAGGCTATACAATGTTTACCCCAACGGTCTGTGATATTTTAGCAGAAGACTGGGAAATCGTTCAATAA
- a CDS encoding helix-turn-helix domain-containing protein produces MELYLDKRKQRVLDLLDFFEENLNKELSFTVLSDSLNVSDFIFDSVLKEFLVDIELNDLTEEIIFKMGTRRIFVTKVGKGRIKLASLYFQESIDFLILDDVFRNKFISITEFSYDNYVSRTNIYRRVTAIKELLKGYQLKLSNSFKIVGDEADISSFFLQMYYLVFSKERFPFSEEVKASSERLIDMLITQKELKISAALKLKISYLFGIRYMRIQENSFLLHSKLSKKRVPKDAVASVYNSISAFIQQEWDLTGKKNELETNYLVSLLIGENGFYELDEVVTQNQEIRFLTTHFMQTFSSYFKVDKLPNNVEEDLVKELTILHYYSSYFENVVSLNQLTLERKQAFPVYPKIFHFCQKLFQEMKDKNREAISIESQEFLKMRYYYLIVYLVPPEICNPELKIYTDFSLGKNFKKVVDREILNYGYYNLKIEDTLHEGVDIVISDVLEELPIGVTKSLNWHIPPTLGDWENFQWSLDH; encoded by the coding sequence ATGGAACTATATTTAGATAAAAGAAAACAAAGAGTACTAGACTTACTAGATTTTTTTGAAGAAAATTTAAATAAAGAGTTGTCATTTACCGTGTTATCAGATTCTTTGAACGTGTCAGATTTTATTTTTGATAGTGTCCTTAAGGAGTTTTTAGTAGATATTGAATTAAATGATTTAACCGAAGAAATCATTTTTAAAATGGGGACACGAAGGATTTTTGTTACGAAGGTAGGAAAAGGACGAATCAAATTAGCTTCATTGTATTTTCAAGAATCCATTGATTTTCTGATATTAGACGATGTTTTTCGCAATAAATTTATTTCAATCACTGAATTTTCATATGACAACTACGTGAGTAGAACCAATATTTATCGAAGAGTAACAGCAATTAAAGAGCTTTTAAAAGGGTATCAGCTAAAGTTGTCTAATTCATTTAAAATTGTAGGAGACGAAGCTGATATCAGTAGTTTTTTCTTGCAGATGTATTATCTCGTATTTAGTAAGGAACGATTTCCTTTCTCAGAAGAAGTAAAAGCGAGCAGCGAAAGACTTATCGACATGTTGATAACGCAAAAAGAATTGAAAATTAGTGCAGCACTAAAATTGAAAATTAGTTATTTGTTTGGCATTCGTTATATGCGGATACAAGAAAATTCATTTTTATTACATTCGAAACTTTCTAAAAAAAGAGTGCCAAAGGATGCCGTTGCGTCTGTTTATAATTCTATTTCAGCATTTATTCAACAGGAGTGGGACTTGACAGGTAAAAAAAATGAATTGGAAACCAATTACTTGGTTTCATTGCTCATTGGCGAGAATGGCTTCTATGAATTAGATGAAGTGGTGACCCAAAATCAAGAAATCCGTTTTTTAACTACTCATTTTATGCAAACGTTTAGTTCGTATTTTAAGGTAGACAAATTGCCGAACAATGTAGAAGAAGACTTAGTAAAAGAACTAACAATTCTTCATTATTATAGTTCGTATTTTGAAAATGTGGTGAGCCTCAATCAACTGACACTAGAAAGAAAACAAGCATTTCCAGTGTATCCTAAAATTTTTCATTTTTGTCAAAAGCTATTTCAGGAAATGAAGGATAAAAATAGAGAGGCCATCTCGATTGAAAGTCAAGAATTTTTAAAAATGCGTTATTATTATTTGATTGTTTATTTAGTGCCACCAGAAATTTGCAATCCTGAGCTAAAGATATATACTGATTTTTCATTAGGGAAAAATTTCAAAAAAGTTGTTGACCGAGAGATTCTGAACTATGGGTATTATAACCTAAAAATAGAAGACACCTTGCACGAAGGGGTAGACATTGTGATTTCTGATGTTTTAGAAGAGCTTCCTATCGGCGTCACCAAATCTTTAAATTGGCATATTCCTCCTACTCTTGGGGATTGGGAAAATTTTCAATGGTCTTTAGATCACTAA